The Henckelia pumila isolate YLH828 chromosome 2, ASM3356847v2, whole genome shotgun sequence genome includes a window with the following:
- the LOC140885387 gene encoding pathogenesis-related protein STH-2-like — protein MSVVVECVDELKVKVAPKRFFKALITDAQHVLPEIVPHIFKTIEILEQGRDGGATGCIRRISFTDAIPFSHLKDKLEVVDTENLVVKINLFEGPMLGDNMDSIYSEKRFVASDDDGGCILKWKHHLNLKPGHTHVSQEQIHGLNQFSMAFLTSAEAYLVAHPDVCA, from the exons ATGTCCGTCGTCGTTGAGTGTGTCGATGAACTCAAAGTGAAGGTTGCCCCCAAGAGGTTCTTCAAGGCATTGATAACCGATGCCCAACACGTCTTGCCAGAGATAGTCCCCCACATCTTCAAGACCATCGAAATTCTGGAACAGGGACGCGACGGCGGGGCCACCGGATGCATCAGGCGAATAAGTTTCACCGATG CGATTCCATTCTCTCACTTGAAAGATAAGCTGGAAGTGGTCGACACcgaaaacctagtggtcaagaTCAATCTTTTCGAGGGACCAATGCTCGGGGATAACATGGATTCAATATATTCCGAGAAGCGGTTCGTGGCTTCCGACGACGACGGAGGATGCATCCTCAAGTGGAAGCATCATCTCAACTTGAAGCCTGGCCACACCCATGTCTCACAAGAACAAATTCATGGCCTAAACCAATTTAGCATGGCTTTCTTGACATCTGCTGAGGCATACCTTGTGGCTCATCCCGATGTTTGTGCTTAG